The segment GAGCGCTTTAGCTCCGGCCACTAGCAAAGTTGCCGTGGGCGGATCAAACGTTCCTTTGATGGCCTTTGATTTTGTCGTGGCTGGCGAGCCGATCAATGTCACTTCAACAGTGGTTCGTTACACCACTGCCGATGGCACTGGTACAGGTGGAACTGGTATTAGAACGTATGTTACTAATTTCACATTAGTAACAGCTGACGGCACCATTTTGGCTGGTCCAAAAGATGGCGCTACCACCAACAACAGCGTTGGTACGGAAACATTGACCATTACTGATGGTTACACTTTGCCGGTTGGCACAACTGTGGTTTATGCTAAAGCGAATTTGGACACAAGAATGACCGCTGGAAACACGATTGTTGTTGATATGCAGACCAGCGCGATTACTGGCAAAGGCGCGAATTCTGGCAAAACCACTTACACCACTTCAACCGGCGGAACCGTTCCTCCGGCATCTATAATCACTGGCAACACGATGACTTTGCAAGGTCCGGTATTAGCCGTCACCACAGCCGCGACTCCGGTTGTCGGCAATATGGTGGTTAACGCGCAGGATCAGGTTCTTGCCTATTTTGATTTGGATGCTTCAGGTGGTGGTGAAAACATCAGAATTTCAGCTATTACCGTAACGGCTACTGACGCAGTAGCTGCCTCACGCCCGGTCGCTGACTTCAACAATTTTGAACTTTGGGGCGATCCGGATAACACTGACGCCACAGCAGTGAATGAACGCTTGGTGACTTCAAATTCAACCGCCACAATGGTTGACGGAGGCGCTACGACAGCGACACTGGCGTTTACGTTCCAAACCCCAATCGTTGTTTCTAAAACAGCAACTTCTCGCCTAACTTTAAAAGCAGATGTTGTTGGTAATACTACTTCTGTGACTGCATGGAATGTTGCCGCAGGCGGAGATGTTACTGCGATTGGCGCGACTACTGGTAATACAGCCTCAAAGAGCGTTTCGGGGAATGGACAACAGCAGTCAACCCAGGCAAGCGGCACTTTGAAGGTTGAAAAAGCGGCTGATATGCCGTCTGCTGTTCAGCTCGTTTCGTCCTCAACCGGCAATGAAGTGATGAAATACAAATTCACCACTCAATATGAGCCAGTTGACATCACGACGATCGGTCTCTTCTGCGGTAACAACGCTCAAGGCGGCACAAGCTGCACTTTGGGCAACATCGCGAAACTTTATGTTTATGCTGATGGTGTCTTGGTCGGCAATACCGGAGGCTACTCTTTAGATGCCAATGGTCTCGCTACCGTTGTCTTGGATAGCGGAACTTTGGTTATTCCAAAGGACAGCTATAAGACAATCACCATCAAGGCTGATTTGCCTGACAAGACTCAGGTGACGACCTCTGCTGGTGCTTTGATCCAAATTGGTATTGAAGCCGCGAAGACAAATGGCACGGTCAGAGATGAGGATAATACTTGGGGCGATGGAGCTGGCGACCAGGACTACTGGATTATTGCGACTGGCCAATCTTCAGGCGCGATAATTGACAAAGATACCATTAACAGTGCGGCGCATGCCACAACTGGCCAAGTCTTTGCTTCAAATGGCTTCAGTGCTCACAAAGGTATCTTAACTGTCAGCTTGAACGCTTCTTCACCTTCCGGCACTCAAACCGCTGGCTTGAATAAGGAAGTCTTAAGACTCAACCTTACTGCCACTGGTGATGATATCACTATCAGAGAATTGGAAATGGTGAACAGCGGCACAGCGACTATCTCCGGTACTGGCGACTTAACCGTGAAGAGCGATGATCTTGGCACAACTTATGCCACGGTCGTGACTGCCAACGCCAACACTTATGGCGGCAGCACTGCTCCTCTCGCGGCTCAGTTGTCAATTGGTCCGAATGGCTGCACCGTTGGTGCTGCTGACGGCACTGGTGATAAATGCGCTGCTGGTTGGGCTGCGGCCGACAATCTCCAGATTGCGGCTGGTACCACGAAAGTCATCAGAATCTTTGGTGACACGACTGGCGCCCTTTCAACCAAAACCTACCAGATGTCAGTCAGCAACTCTGCCGCGAATAAGACCACCATGTTTGGTGTGACTTATCGCGACAGCTCTGGCACTGATGTCGGCGATAGGACTGGTTCAGCGGACAGCACACATCCAGCAACCAAGAATCTGCCTTTGACTGGCGGAAGCTTGAGCTACTAATCTCTGAATTCGTTGATATAGAAAAAGCAGGGCGCTTCGGCGCCCTGCTTTGATTTTGTGGTAAAATAAATACAACGGGTTGACAGCCTCCACAATAAACACGGACTGACAGCCTTTAGGCTGTTACGATAACACGCTAAAGCGTGTCACTCCACAATAAACACGGACTGACAGCCTCCACAATAAACACGGACCGACAGCCTTTAGGCTGTTACAATAACACGCTAAAGCGTGTCACTCCAATTACTTCTATGTTCCCTCAAGATCGTAATGCCCATCGTCCGCCACATTTAAGTGGTAACACCCTAAAGGGTGTCACTCCGGGTGTCACTCCGGACAATAATATTTATTTTATTACCGTGAGAACCGTGGATCAAAAACCATATTTTGACGCTGATTTTAAAAAGAAATTATTTTGTCTTTGCCTAAAGGCAGGACTCCAAAAATTTGAGATTCATTTATACGCCTGGGTGTTGTTGAATAACCATTATCATCTGTTATTTAAGATTCTGTCAGGGGAAAATTTATCTAAATTTATTAATTTTATTAACGGCAAAAGCTCTTTTGAACTAAATAAATTGGAGAACGAACAAGGCCGTAAAATTTGGTACCAATATTTTGACCATTGTATTCGCGACGAAGCTGATTTTTGGAAACATTTTAATTACATTCACCAAAATCCGGTAAAGCATGGTTTGCGCACCGACTTGGCGGGCATTTTTGCTTATCCCTTTTCAAGCGCGAAAAATTGGAGTAAAATAAAAGGGGAAGAGTGGGTTGATTCGTGTTTTGAACTTTATCCGATTGTTGATTTTATTGCGGGGGAATAACGCCGCGGTCGGAATGACAGCCTTCAGGCTGTTACGATAACACGCTAAAGCGTGTCATTCCACAAAAACATAGATTGACGGTCAGACTGACAGCGCCTGCAACTTTTCGGAATGACAGCCTTCAGGCTGTTAAAACTAGATAACACGCTAAAGCGTGTCATTCCACAAAAACATAGATTGACGGTCAGACTGACAGCGCCTGCAACTTTTCGGAATGACAGCCTTCAGGCTGTTAAAACTAGATAACACGCTAAAGCGTGTCATTCCACAAAAACATAGATTGACGGTCAGACTGACAGCGCCTGCAACTTTTCGGAATGACAGCCTTCAGGCTGTTATGGTAACACCCTAAAGGCTGTCACTCCGGGTATTACTCCAAAATTTAATTTAAAAAACATTTTAATAATTAATTTAAAAACCTATGACCAAAAAAACAAAAATCATTATCCTTGTCGTAGTCCTCGTTTTAATTCTTGGCGGACTTCTTGCCTGGAAAACATGGAGTTGGCAAGGAAAGATGGGGGATCTGAGAAACTATGTTTCTTCCTTATTTTCCAGTGAAGAAGAAAATTTGCCTGAAGATATTAAAGCAGCTTATGAAACTCTAAAAAATGATCCGTCGGACACAAGCTCTTACATAAAAATCGCACTCTGGAAAAGGGACAATGGCGATTTGGAAGAGGCGGTTAGATTGTATGAAAAAGCCTTGGAAATTAAACCGGACGACACGCTTCTTTTGATGAATATCGCTGATCTTTACATAAGAAATGAACAATACCCTGAGGCGGCCGGGGCTTATGTAAAAGTTATGGAAAGCAATCCAAAGTGGCTTGCCGCTTATCGCGGTTTGGCTGATCTCTACCGCTATCAAATGCCGGAGAGAAAAATTGAAATTCCAAGTATTTTGAAAAAAGGTCTGGAAGCCAATTCAGAAAATGAACTTTACTTTGTTGGGCCGCTTGCTATTTACTACAAAGATTTTGGTCCGGAAGACGAGGCCATTCGCTGGTACGAGCGCTTGATTGAACTTGATCCGGAAAATACTACGGCGAAGAATGAACTTGAAGAATTGAAGAAATAAATAATAAAATTTTAATTTTTAATGTACCAATCTTATTCCCTGAGCGAAGCGTAGCGGAGTCGAAGGGCGGCCTTCGACAAGCTCAGGCCGTAGCATATGCCAGGATGGAAGTGGTACATTTATATTATTCGGTGTAAAGATAAAAGTTATTACACTGGTTTGACATGGCAGCCAAGTGATCGCTGGGCACAGCACCTGTCCGGTTTTGGGGCGGAATACACCAAACTTCATAAGCCGGAAAAAGTTGTCTTTTTGGAAGAATATGAAGATTTGGAAGAGGCGAGGAGGAGAGAAAAACAAATAAAGGGTTGGACAAGAAAAAAGAAAGAAAAATTGATTAAGGGTGAGTGGAGCAAATGGGAATAGCCCTTCGATAAGCTCAGGGCATAATATTTTATGTTATTTAAAAATTAAAAATTATAAAATTTAAAAATTATGAAGAAGTTTTTTTCAGTTTTAATTTTCTTTTTAATTATAGCGGGTTTTTCTGCGCAGGCATCCGAAACCATCACCGTCACAAACACCTCCGCTCCGACCGCGATTTTTTACCCCTCGGAGTTTGACAAGTTAGTGATGGATTTTACAATCGCGCGGGCGGATGGAGCAGCTGATGTTTTAAACGCTTTAACTTTAAAAAATGAAGGAACAGCCTGGGGTTGGGATATTTCTAAAGTTGTGGTTTGGGCGGATATTGGACCAACGGGATTTCAGGGAATGGATATAGACAAAAAAATAGGCGAAGCAGTGCGTTATGAAACCGGCGGATATTGGTATTTGCAGGCGCTTCAGGAAACTGTACCCGCGACCGGGCTTCGAATTTTCGTAAGTATCGAAACGGCATCAAGGAGCGTGATTTCATCCAACAAAACAATGCAAATGAAAGTGCCGGCGCTTGAAGATAGCGGAACAATCGGCAGGTTTGATTTGGGAGACACGGGTTTGTTTTTGGCTGGAACGACGGGAGTTTCCGAAGGGATTTTGAATCCACACGTTCAAACTATTTGGCCTTCAAACTATGACGCAAGCGCGCCGAAAACCGTGATTACTTCGCCTTCCGGCGGAGCAACGCTCACTGGCTCAAGTTACAAAATCATGGGCACTTCGCGCGATCAGGGCGGTTCAACTCCGGCCTCGGTGCAGATTTTAATTTCATCAGGAAGTTCGGCCGGCTCTTGGGTTGATGTCACAAATACCGGAACAAATTATTCAACCTGGGAATACAATTGGACAAATATTTCCGACGGAACTTATACGATTAAAACTCAGGGGTCGGATTGGATTGGCAATGTGGAGACTCTCGGAGAGGGGATCACAGTGACGGTTGACCAGACCGCCGCGACCGCGGTTTCTGCCGCGCTTTCCACGGTTTCCGTTTCGCCGAATGTTTTGACTGCTGATGGCGTAGCAAGAGCTTTTGCCACAGTAACCGTTAAAAATTCCGCTGGCAGTACGCTTTCCGGGAAAACCGTTACTTTAACTTCAAACCGTTCAACCGATAGCATCACGGCAACAAAAGATTTAACCGGATCTGATGGCGTGGCTACCTTTGAAATAAAATCAACTTCGGCAGGCGATGCGACACTAAAGGCCATGGTCGGAACTGTAGAAATTTCAGAGCAGCCGGTTATAACTTTTACTGCGGTAACTTTTGCCGCGGGAGATTTGATCAAAGGGTCTGGCAGCACCGCTGTTTACTATTACGCGGAGAATGGCAGAAGATATATTTTCCCGACCGCTGCGACTTATTCTTCCTGGTTTTCTAATTTTTCTTCAATTAAAACAATTTCCGACGCAGAACTCGCTTCAGTGCCGACAACCGGAAACGTGACAGTTCGTCCTGGAAAATTAGTCCAAATCGTGAGCATGGATACGCCGTGGAAAGTAATGGATCCCAAAGTTTATGCCGTAAGCCGCGAGGGAGTTTTACACTGGATTAAAACCGCCGAGGTGGCCGTCGCGATTTTTGGAGCGAACTGGGAGAGCCAAATCATTGCCGTGCCAGAAGTTTTTTCTACAAATTATAATTACGGCGCGGATATTTCCGCTACCGCCGATTATAATCTTTCCGCCGAGCAGGCGATAGCGACGATTGACGAGGATAAAAGAGCATGGGTGACGGAGTAATTGGTAACTGGTAAATAGTAATGGGTAATCATGGATATCGGGTCAAAATTTTTCCCCTCTTAAGA is part of the Patescibacteria group bacterium genome and harbors:
- a CDS encoding Ig-like domain-containing protein, whose translation is MKKFFSVLIFFLIIAGFSAQASETITVTNTSAPTAIFYPSEFDKLVMDFTIARADGAADVLNALTLKNEGTAWGWDISKVVVWADIGPTGFQGMDIDKKIGEAVRYETGGYWYLQALQETVPATGLRIFVSIETASRSVISSNKTMQMKVPALEDSGTIGRFDLGDTGLFLAGTTGVSEGILNPHVQTIWPSNYDASAPKTVITSPSGGATLTGSSYKIMGTSRDQGGSTPASVQILISSGSSAGSWVDVTNTGTNYSTWEYNWTNISDGTYTIKTQGSDWIGNVETLGEGITVTVDQTAATAVSAALSTVSVSPNVLTADGVARAFATVTVKNSAGSTLSGKTVTLTSNRSTDSITATKDLTGSDGVATFEIKSTSAGDATLKAMVGTVEISEQPVITFTAVTFAAGDLIKGSGSTAVYYYAENGRRYIFPTAATYSSWFSNFSSIKTISDAELASVPTTGNVTVRPGKLVQIVSMDTPWKVMDPKVYAVSREGVLHWIKTAEVAVAIFGANWESQIIAVPEVFSTNYNYGADISATADYNLSAEQAIATIDEDKRAWVTE
- a CDS encoding GIY-YIG nuclease family protein; the protein is MPGWKWYIYIIRCKDKSYYTGLTWQPSDRWAQHLSGFGAEYTKLHKPEKVVFLEEYEDLEEARRREKQIKGWTRKKKEKLIKGEWSKWE
- a CDS encoding transposase; this encodes MFPQDRNAHRPPHLSGNTLKGVTPGVTPDNNIYFITVRTVDQKPYFDADFKKKLFCLCLKAGLQKFEIHLYAWVLLNNHYHLLFKILSGENLSKFINFINGKSSFELNKLENEQGRKIWYQYFDHCIRDEADFWKHFNYIHQNPVKHGLRTDLAGIFAYPFSSAKNWSKIKGEEWVDSCFELYPIVDFIAGE
- a CDS encoding tetratricopeptide repeat protein: MTKKTKIIILVVVLVLILGGLLAWKTWSWQGKMGDLRNYVSSLFSSEEENLPEDIKAAYETLKNDPSDTSSYIKIALWKRDNGDLEEAVRLYEKALEIKPDDTLLLMNIADLYIRNEQYPEAAGAYVKVMESNPKWLAAYRGLADLYRYQMPERKIEIPSILKKGLEANSENELYFVGPLAIYYKDFGPEDEAIRWYERLIELDPENTTAKNELEELKK